From Terriglobia bacterium, one genomic window encodes:
- a CDS encoding LysM peptidoglycan-binding domain-containing protein, which yields MGVAKTIGVIGVICGLTACSVPAPKVVKVTPPAAPRIIEAHPEPVMAAIPSQLPEINFNDPIELTILEAQTRFEKGEGLYQQGFLKRAKDEFNGAIDLVLDTAASYPKEPKLQKELMDLVGKVNAMELAALREGDGFTDQSDQPAAIDNLEHVETFPTLIDPRLKKTVEDEVKEISHDLPIEINDRVLGFLDYYQNGRGHGAMEFGLERIGKYQPMIERILKEEGVPLDLIYLCQAESAFEPRAVSRAAAKGMWQFISSRGKEYGLRQTWWIDERSDPEKSTRAAARHLKDLYQMFGDWYLAMAAYNAGPVRVQRALDKTGADNFWTLAEKKALPKETINYVPNILALTIIGKNPEKYGFMVVSAQPVETERVSVDKATDLRVIAEALDMPVEELRNLNTHVLRWTTPPDDPDFQLILPKGYADKFNEQISSLPEAKRVLFREHVVRKGDTLSIIARKYGTSTSQLVQANDLGKTPVLKVGHTLIIPMSESTPPQPVKQAKATTTSASTRTSRYYTIRAGDTLAKIAARFNTSVDKLKTWNHLSTTRLVVGKRLIIGTAANSTEPAN from the coding sequence TTGGGTGTAGCGAAAACAATCGGTGTCATCGGCGTCATCTGCGGCCTGACCGCCTGTAGCGTTCCTGCGCCGAAGGTAGTCAAAGTAACGCCGCCTGCCGCACCCAGGATTATTGAAGCGCATCCGGAGCCGGTGATGGCGGCGATTCCCTCGCAGCTTCCCGAAATCAACTTCAACGATCCGATCGAGCTGACCATCCTGGAAGCGCAAACCCGGTTCGAGAAGGGCGAAGGTCTTTATCAGCAAGGTTTTCTGAAGCGTGCTAAGGACGAGTTCAACGGCGCGATCGACCTGGTCCTGGACACCGCGGCGAGCTACCCGAAGGAGCCGAAGCTGCAGAAGGAGCTGATGGACCTGGTCGGCAAGGTCAATGCGATGGAACTGGCGGCCCTGCGCGAAGGCGACGGATTTACGGATCAATCGGACCAGCCGGCCGCCATCGATAACCTCGAGCATGTCGAAACCTTCCCCACCCTGATCGATCCCAGACTCAAGAAAACAGTTGAAGACGAAGTCAAAGAGATCTCGCACGACCTGCCAATCGAGATCAACGACCGGGTCCTGGGATTCCTGGATTACTACCAGAACGGCCGCGGGCATGGGGCGATGGAATTCGGCCTGGAGCGCATCGGCAAGTATCAGCCGATGATCGAACGCATCCTGAAAGAGGAAGGCGTACCGCTCGACCTAATTTACTTGTGCCAGGCGGAGAGCGCCTTCGAGCCGAGGGCAGTGTCCCGGGCGGCGGCGAAAGGCATGTGGCAATTCATCTCGTCGCGCGGCAAGGAATACGGGCTGCGGCAGACCTGGTGGATCGACGAGCGGTCGGATCCCGAGAAGTCCACCCGTGCGGCGGCCCGCCACTTGAAGGATCTGTATCAGATGTTCGGCGACTGGTATCTGGCCATGGCTGCGTACAACGCCGGCCCGGTGCGTGTCCAGCGCGCGCTCGACAAGACCGGGGCGGATAACTTCTGGACTCTGGCCGAAAAGAAAGCCCTGCCGAAAGAGACTATCAACTACGTTCCGAACATTCTGGCGCTGACGATCATCGGGAAGAACCCGGAGAAATACGGATTCATGGTTGTGTCGGCGCAGCCCGTCGAAACCGAGCGGGTTTCGGTGGACAAAGCCACGGATCTTCGGGTAATCGCCGAGGCCCTCGACATGCCGGTCGAAGAGCTGCGGAATTTGAACACGCACGTCCTGCGCTGGACGACGCCGCCGGATGACCCGGATTTTCAGTTGATCCTGCCAAAAGGCTACGCCGACAAATTCAACGAACAGATTTCCTCATTACCGGAAGCGAAGCGGGTCCTGTTCCGGGAGCACGTGGTCCGGAAGGGCGACACGTTAAGTATCATTGCCAGGAAATACGGCACCTCAACCTCTCAGCTCGTCCAGGCCAATGATCTCGGCAAGACCCCGGTTCTGAAAGTCGGCCATACGCTCATCATCCCGATGAGCGAAAGCACACCCCCGCAGCCCGTCAAGCAGGCCAAAGCGACGACGACGTCCGCAAGTACCCGTACATCAAGGTATTACACGATCCGGGCCGGGGACACTCTGGCCAAAATCGCGGCCCGCTTCAACACGAGCGTCGATAAGCTCAAGACCTGGAACCACCTTTCCACAACTCGCCTTGTCGTCGGGAAAAGGCTTATTATTGGGACAGCCGCCAATTCCACCGAGCCCGCTAACTGA